The following proteins come from a genomic window of Crassostrea angulata isolate pt1a10 chromosome 1, ASM2561291v2, whole genome shotgun sequence:
- the LOC128178445 gene encoding oxidation resistance protein 1-like isoform X4 → MATKRPSLKDRMIEKINSGTARFRTGSTEELSTGSDTENKKSTKTTSWYTHPQPGSIEGQGQTEKVKATEESHSGAVNNGKKPKKVQPADTEEYKVSENDTLASIAAHFDTTPTELQKLNKMFTRNVFAGQTLYVPSGTQKSKSQESLKNSQSPVSSAPSKDVPTMDVPLIKMADKPPLRIPGHAERVPTPVSSPTENKEFQAPHKLSEEQARELDQECYERFIKVNAKHITDGQGVVSGVLLVTPNAVMFDPNVSDPLVLERGSERYGVIAPMDMVVSAAMYHDIAAMKVKGKREGGKKPEVYHDKSCLQFKSWCEGHPNFEVARAASEAGFVGEKKEVTLSTSTNPVKDTISPQSDTASLCSCATSQGEGGMSATSSPVAKDNGQSKLPGASHMTGREGLGDNCGDFQVVSDHEFGEFVSSESDLQEFEKVKINSSPESGSVKKDSGQSEVSRSGYLKNEPDLISFESESKPVFFSGNESDRINDPSPVPGSSPKEMRIGNIVYLPVSESSQGEVTAKDIESAQVALSKLSVEEFEQQKSISQSTSPMDIPVVQQSESRSESRSASFGSFNVAPHLNAFVNYATGLFKGGSEVKDIGEVIEDHDPSKENKSKSDILDLKGKSDMIKQRLFSLGSKEKSDPSGADLEVAVENAVKLADKPELFQSFDKLIPRPAVAAEDPPLYLCLHLGKPLNKSVSGTAPIQAFSKMKKKPEYWFSIPREKVDQLYAFFVQWKPELYGDEEEISAERRGFVVLEDDDKEDSEEMEVFEEYFNNGVTALQKDWEIISAEEAIRRKSVDSEDVLILPELVGTSTIMQDYHLQMLSRYMPARTIGYPWRLIYSTEQHGFSLKTLYRDMQGVDSPVMLVVKDTNDNIFGALTSCELKPSDHFYGTGESFLFTFYPEFKVFKWTGDNNFFIKGNQESLSIGAGQGLFGLWFDGDLYHGQTHRCDTYDNDILTSSEDFIVKVLEAWIFTQD, encoded by the exons ATGGCAACTAAACGACCCAGTCTGAAGGACCGAATGATTGAAAAAATCAACTCAGGAACGGCAAG ATTCCGGACAGGGAGCACAGAGGAACTGTCAACAGGATCCGACACAG AGAACAAGAAAAGCACCAAAACGACAAGCTGGTACACACACCCTCAGCCAGGAAGCATAGAAGGTCAAGGTCAGACTGAAAAGGTCAAGGCCACAGAAGAGTCACACAGTGGTGCTGTAAATAATGGGAAGAAACCGAAGAAGGTACAGCCGGCAGACACAGAGGAATACAAG GTCTCTGAGAATGACACGCTTGCCTCCATTGCGGCCCACTTTGATACGACCCCCACAGAACTGCAGAAACTCAACAAGATGTTCACCAGGAATGTGTTCGCTGGACAG ACCCTATATGTGCCGTCTGGTACGCAGAAGTCAAAGTCACAAGAAAGCTTGAAAAATTCTCAGAGTCCTGTTAGCAGTGCTCCATCGAAAGATGTTCCGACGATG GATGTTCCACTGATAAAGATGGCAGACAAACCGCCCTTAAGGATCCCCGGTCACGCTGAGCGGGTCCCCACCCCGGTATCCTCACCCACAGAGAACAAGGAGTTCCAGGCCCCCCACAAACTGTCGGAGGAGCAGGCCCGAGAGTTGGACCAGGAGTGTTACGAACGCTTCATCAAAGTCAACGCCAAACACATCACCGATGGCCAG GGTGTGGTTAGTGGTGTATTGCTAGTGACCCCTAACGCTGTCATGTTTGACCCAAACGTGTCTGACCCACTGGTCCTAGAGCGGGGGTCGGAGAGGTACGGAGTCATCGCCCCCATGGATATGGTAGTCAGTGCTGCCATGTATCACGACATCGCCGCAATGAAGGTCAAGGGCAAAAG GGAGGGTGGGAAGAAGCCAGAGGTGTACCATGATAAGAGCTGTCTTCAGTTCAAGTCATGGTGTGAAGgtcatccaaactttgaggttGCTCGAGCGGCGTCAGAGGCGGGCTTTGTGGGAGAGAAGAAAGAGGTCACCCTGAGTACGTCCACCAATCCTGTAAAAGACACCATCAGTCCACAGTCAGACACCGCAAGCCTGTGTTCGTGTGCCACTAGTCAGGGAGAGGGGGGCATGTCAGCAACCAGCTCCCCTGTCGCCAAGGACAACGGTCAGTCCAAGCTTCCTGGTGCCAGTCACATGACCGGCAGGGAGGGACTGGGTGATAATTGTGGGGATTTTCAGGTCGTGTCTGACCATGAGTTCGGGGAATTTGTCTCCTCTGAGTCTGACTTACAAGAGtttgaaaaagtgaaaattaaCTCCTCCCCTGAGAGTGGGTCAGTCAAAAAAGATTCAGGTCAATCTGAAGTTTCAAGGTCAggctatttaaaaaatgaacctGATCTGATCTCGTTTGAGTCTGAGTCAAAGCCTGTGTTTTTCAGTGGAAATGAGAGTGATAGAATTAATGATCCTAGTCCTGTACCAGGGTCATCGCCAAAAGAAATGAGAATAGGGAACATAGTGTACCTCCCTGTATCAGAGAGTTCTCAAGGGGAGGTAACTGCTAAAGACATTGAGTCAGCCCAGGTTGCTTTATCCAAGTTAAGTGTCGAAGAATTTGAACAACAAAAGTCAATATCTCAGTCCACTTCCCCCATGGATATTCCAGTTGTTcaacaaagtgaaagtagatcTGAAAGTAGGTCTGCTTCCTTTGGGTCATTTAACGTAGCTCCGCATTTGAATGCGTTTGTAAATTATGCAACAGGATTATTCAAAGGTGGTTCTGAGGTAAAAGACATAGGGGAGGTAATTGAAGATCACGATCCCAGTAAAGAAAATAAGTCAAAGTCAGACATTCTCGATTTAAAAGGGAAAAGCGACATGATCAAACAGAGGTTGTTCTCCCTTGGCTCCAAGGAGAAATCGGATCCATCAGGGGCGGATCTAGAGGTGGCGGTGGAGAATGCGGTGAAGCTGGCCGATAAACCCGAGTTGTTCCAGTCCTTCGATA AACTGATCCCCCGCCCTGCCGTAGCGGCTGAGGATCCACCCCTGTACCTGTGTCTACACCTGGGGAAGCCCCTCAATAAATCGGTGTCTGGGACGGCCCCTATCCAGGCGTTCTCTAAAATGAAGAAGAAACCGGAGTATTGGTTCTCCATTCCCAGAGAAAA GGTCGACCAGTTGTACGCATTTTTTGTCCAGTGGAAACCGGAGCTCTATGGAGACGAGGAGGAAATTTCTGCAGAGAGAAGGGGCTTCGTTGTCCTCGAGGATGATGATAAGGAGGACTCGGAAGAGATGGAGGTTTTTGAGGAATACTTCAACAACGGAGTCACAGCATTACAGAAAGACTGGGAG aTAATCAGCGCCGAGGAGGCCATCAGGAGGAAATCGGTCGACTCGGAGGACGTTCTGATTCTACCTGAACTGGTTGGGACCTCCACCATCATGCAGGACTATCATCTACAAATG CTGAGTCGGTACATGCCTGCTCGGACCATCGGTTACCCTTGGAGGCTGATCTACAGCACGGAACAGCATGGCTTCTCCCTGAAGACCCTGTACCGAGACATGCAGGGGGTGGACAGTCCGGTCATGCTGGTGGTCAAGGACACCAACGACAAT ATCTTTGGTGCTCTGACATCGTGTGAACTGAAACCAAGTGACCATTTCTATGGAACTGGCGAGTCCTTCCTGTTTACATTTTACCCAGAATTCAAG GTTTTTAAGTGGACGGGGGATAACAACTTTTTTATCAAGGGCAATCAGGAAAGTCTGTCAATAGGGGCCGGACA
- the LOC128178445 gene encoding oxidation resistance protein 1-like isoform X5 — protein sequence MATKRPSLKDRMIEKINSGTARFRTGSTEELSTGSDTENKKSTKTTSWYTHPQPGSIEGQGQTEKVKATEESHSGAVNNGKKPKKVQPADTEEYKVSENDTLASIAAHFDTTPTELQKLNKMFTRNVFAGQTLYVPSGTQKSKSQESLKNSQSPVSSAPSKDVPTMDVPLIKMADKPPLRIPGHAERVPTPVSSPTENKEFQAPHKLSEEQARELDQECYERFIKVNAKHITDGQGVVSGVLLVTPNAVMFDPNVSDPLVLERGSERYGVIAPMDMVVSAAMYHDIAAMKVKGKREGGKKPEVYHDKSCLQFKSWCEGHPNFEVARAASEAGFVGEKKEVTLSTSTNPVKDTISPQSDTASLCSCATSQGEGGMSATSSPVAKDNELIPRPAVAAEDPPLYLCLHLGKPLNKSVSGTAPIQAFSKMKKKPEYWFSIPREKVDQLYAFFVQWKPELYGDEEEISAERRGFVVLEDDDKEDSEEMEVFEEYFNNGVTALQKDWEFPQHRIISAEEAIRRKSVDSEDVLILPELVGTSTIMQDYHLQMLSRYMPARTIGYPWRLIYSTEQHGFSLKTLYRDMQGVDSPVMLVVKDTNDNIFGALTSCELKPSDHFYGTGESFLFTFYPEFKVFKWTGDNNFFIKGNQESLSIGAGQGLFGLWFDGDLYHGQTHRCDTYDNDILTSSEDFIVKVLEAWIFTQD from the exons ATGGCAACTAAACGACCCAGTCTGAAGGACCGAATGATTGAAAAAATCAACTCAGGAACGGCAAG ATTCCGGACAGGGAGCACAGAGGAACTGTCAACAGGATCCGACACAG AGAACAAGAAAAGCACCAAAACGACAAGCTGGTACACACACCCTCAGCCAGGAAGCATAGAAGGTCAAGGTCAGACTGAAAAGGTCAAGGCCACAGAAGAGTCACACAGTGGTGCTGTAAATAATGGGAAGAAACCGAAGAAGGTACAGCCGGCAGACACAGAGGAATACAAG GTCTCTGAGAATGACACGCTTGCCTCCATTGCGGCCCACTTTGATACGACCCCCACAGAACTGCAGAAACTCAACAAGATGTTCACCAGGAATGTGTTCGCTGGACAG ACCCTATATGTGCCGTCTGGTACGCAGAAGTCAAAGTCACAAGAAAGCTTGAAAAATTCTCAGAGTCCTGTTAGCAGTGCTCCATCGAAAGATGTTCCGACGATG GATGTTCCACTGATAAAGATGGCAGACAAACCGCCCTTAAGGATCCCCGGTCACGCTGAGCGGGTCCCCACCCCGGTATCCTCACCCACAGAGAACAAGGAGTTCCAGGCCCCCCACAAACTGTCGGAGGAGCAGGCCCGAGAGTTGGACCAGGAGTGTTACGAACGCTTCATCAAAGTCAACGCCAAACACATCACCGATGGCCAG GGTGTGGTTAGTGGTGTATTGCTAGTGACCCCTAACGCTGTCATGTTTGACCCAAACGTGTCTGACCCACTGGTCCTAGAGCGGGGGTCGGAGAGGTACGGAGTCATCGCCCCCATGGATATGGTAGTCAGTGCTGCCATGTATCACGACATCGCCGCAATGAAGGTCAAGGGCAAAAG GGAGGGTGGGAAGAAGCCAGAGGTGTACCATGATAAGAGCTGTCTTCAGTTCAAGTCATGGTGTGAAGgtcatccaaactttgaggttGCTCGAGCGGCGTCAGAGGCGGGCTTTGTGGGAGAGAAGAAAGAGGTCACCCTGAGTACGTCCACCAATCCTGTAAAAGACACCATCAGTCCACAGTCAGACACCGCAAGCCTGTGTTCGTGTGCCACTAGTCAGGGAGAGGGGGGCATGTCAGCAACCAGCTCCCCTGTCGCCAAGGACAACG AACTGATCCCCCGCCCTGCCGTAGCGGCTGAGGATCCACCCCTGTACCTGTGTCTACACCTGGGGAAGCCCCTCAATAAATCGGTGTCTGGGACGGCCCCTATCCAGGCGTTCTCTAAAATGAAGAAGAAACCGGAGTATTGGTTCTCCATTCCCAGAGAAAA GGTCGACCAGTTGTACGCATTTTTTGTCCAGTGGAAACCGGAGCTCTATGGAGACGAGGAGGAAATTTCTGCAGAGAGAAGGGGCTTCGTTGTCCTCGAGGATGATGATAAGGAGGACTCGGAAGAGATGGAGGTTTTTGAGGAATACTTCAACAACGGAGTCACAGCATTACAGAAAGACTGGGAG ttccCCCAGCATCGG aTAATCAGCGCCGAGGAGGCCATCAGGAGGAAATCGGTCGACTCGGAGGACGTTCTGATTCTACCTGAACTGGTTGGGACCTCCACCATCATGCAGGACTATCATCTACAAATG CTGAGTCGGTACATGCCTGCTCGGACCATCGGTTACCCTTGGAGGCTGATCTACAGCACGGAACAGCATGGCTTCTCCCTGAAGACCCTGTACCGAGACATGCAGGGGGTGGACAGTCCGGTCATGCTGGTGGTCAAGGACACCAACGACAAT ATCTTTGGTGCTCTGACATCGTGTGAACTGAAACCAAGTGACCATTTCTATGGAACTGGCGAGTCCTTCCTGTTTACATTTTACCCAGAATTCAAG GTTTTTAAGTGGACGGGGGATAACAACTTTTTTATCAAGGGCAATCAGGAAAGTCTGTCAATAGGGGCCGGACA